The proteins below are encoded in one region of Paenibacillus albus:
- a CDS encoding HAD family hydrolase, with the protein MQPKAILFDLDDTLIAFEHGLDLDRCWQTACMNHLQLDPHELAELVAGIKSEARWYWSDPDRHRIGRLDLDKARAAIIGAAFHKINPPGAAMLTAERIAIDYGSERNLAITLHPDAIEMLIHLRSLGIKLALLTNGSASGQRDKINRFQLAPYFDCILIEEEFGYGKPDHRIYQHALEQLNVRADETWMIGDNYEWEIIAPQQLGIRGIWVNPSGAARHDQHDKPGPFRTIRAVSELRAILSEKAVTDRSFNFDR; encoded by the coding sequence ATGCAGCCGAAAGCGATTTTATTCGATCTGGATGATACACTCATCGCCTTTGAGCACGGCCTCGACCTTGACCGATGCTGGCAAACCGCATGCATGAACCATCTGCAGCTTGACCCGCATGAACTGGCAGAGCTAGTTGCTGGCATCAAGTCCGAAGCAAGGTGGTATTGGAGTGATCCCGACAGGCACCGGATCGGACGTCTTGATCTGGACAAAGCCCGAGCCGCGATTATTGGGGCAGCCTTCCATAAAATCAATCCTCCCGGAGCAGCCATGCTCACCGCGGAACGGATTGCAATCGACTACGGCTCAGAGCGCAATCTAGCGATTACGCTGCATCCAGATGCAATAGAAATGCTTATACACCTGCGTTCGCTTGGCATCAAGCTTGCCTTGCTCACCAATGGCAGCGCATCCGGCCAGCGTGACAAAATCAACCGATTCCAGCTCGCCCCCTACTTCGACTGCATTCTCATCGAAGAAGAGTTCGGCTACGGAAAGCCCGACCACCGTATCTACCAGCACGCACTAGAACAGCTTAACGTCCGCGCCGATGAAACCTGGATGATTGGCGACAATTACGAATGGGAAATCATTGCCCCTCAGCAGCTTGGTATTCGGGGGATTTGGGTCAATCCTAGCGGAGCAGCTAGACATGATCAGCACGATAAACCAGGTCCATTCCGAACGATTCGAGCAGTAAGCGAGCTTCGCGCTATTCTCTCAGAGAAGGCAGTTACGGATCGATCGTTCAACTTCGATAGATAA
- a CDS encoding DUF1854 domain-containing protein produces MEIDKYDIRLFSPDDVYFSRGEGGVLQGIVDGKTYDELEVYRAFPFLYATQYISIRNSKGEELGIVADVKDLYEESAAELEKELQLRYFMPRVTRVDSVKNRSDLWIWELQTHLGATRIVMRNLHEFMQYPGEGRVVLSDISGKRCEIADWRQLDAHSRKQLEEVL; encoded by the coding sequence ATGGAGATAGATAAGTATGATATCCGGCTCTTCTCGCCGGATGACGTCTACTTCAGCCGAGGGGAGGGCGGCGTGCTTCAAGGCATCGTGGACGGCAAGACGTATGACGAGCTTGAAGTGTACCGTGCTTTCCCGTTCCTCTATGCGACGCAGTATATCTCGATTCGGAACTCTAAGGGCGAGGAGCTGGGTATCGTCGCTGACGTAAAGGATCTCTATGAAGAGAGCGCTGCGGAGCTTGAGAAGGAGCTGCAGCTGCGCTATTTCATGCCGCGCGTTACGCGAGTGGACAGCGTGAAGAACAGGTCGGATCTATGGATATGGGAGCTGCAGACGCACCTTGGAGCGACTCGCATCGTAATGCGCAATCTGCATGAGTTCATGCAATATCCGGGCGAGGGGCGCGTGGTGCTCTCGGACATTAGCGGCAAGCGCTGCGAAATTGCCGATTGGCGGCAGCTGGATGCGCACAGTCGGAAGCAGCTGGAAGAGGTATTGTAA
- a CDS encoding ABC transporter ATP-binding protein has product MSIQSQLPEALRKQLTAELLFSGKTDLLEDGRFGEQWLAITEQAVTVWRKDGTQLLQLAVPALTDARAVSAVGGGTLVADTSKGPVVIVRYTAALSPAFSFAAKLIGALAKGEDRPVLSEREQPRNCHSCGNPLSDGTQVCQFCKDNSKVAARMLRYTKPYKLQMVVAACLLITTTLVELVPPYLTKVIIDDVLGPKDLGSTLLLVVLGLGATMLLMAVMQTIRGLIGVWVGSKLMGDLRKDVYSSLMRLSLAFFDRRQTSQFIGRVNNDSEAMRQFMTDGVVFISAELLKVIAIFVIMFGLDWQLTLYAILPVPVMVALSMTIWPKIGRRWYQQWRSIFRLNTLVGDSLQGIRVVKAFGRERDELSRYAEANKEVVQRNIRMEGLWSFMFPAFAFIAGLGTLLIWYNGGNKVLHDNMQLGVLMALIAYLGMLFGPLQWVSQMINWASNAMAAAHRVFEIMDTPSDVPDVRDPVSLGVIKGEVEFEGVTYGYERHHPVLKEVNLTVRAGEMVGLVGHSGAGKSTFINLICRFYDTDEGAIRIDGTDLRSIGQTDLRKQIGVVLQETFLFDGTIAENIAYSKPDATPLEIMRAAKIANAHDFIVRLPDGYDTRVGERGHKLSGGEKQRVAIARAIIHDPRILILDEATASVDTETERQIQEAISRLVKGRTTFAIAHRLSTLRNADRLVVLERGKIVEVGTHEELLDKEDGVYRKLVDAQRELSKIKGVEG; this is encoded by the coding sequence ATGTCGATCCAAAGTCAGCTTCCGGAGGCACTTAGGAAGCAATTAACGGCTGAGCTGTTGTTCAGCGGAAAGACCGATTTACTGGAGGATGGCCGTTTCGGGGAGCAATGGCTGGCAATTACGGAGCAAGCAGTTACAGTGTGGCGGAAGGACGGAACGCAGCTGCTTCAGCTGGCAGTACCTGCGCTTACAGATGCGCGCGCGGTCAGCGCTGTCGGCGGCGGTACGCTGGTTGCGGATACGAGCAAGGGACCTGTTGTCATTGTGCGCTATACAGCAGCACTATCGCCGGCGTTCAGCTTCGCTGCAAAGCTGATCGGCGCACTTGCCAAAGGTGAAGATCGCCCTGTTCTCTCGGAGCGGGAACAGCCCCGCAACTGTCACAGCTGTGGCAATCCGCTATCGGACGGCACGCAGGTATGCCAATTCTGCAAAGACAATTCGAAGGTTGCAGCGAGGATGCTTCGTTACACGAAACCGTATAAGCTGCAGATGGTGGTGGCTGCCTGCCTATTGATTACGACAACGCTTGTCGAGCTGGTGCCGCCTTATCTGACGAAAGTCATTATCGACGATGTGCTCGGTCCGAAGGATCTTGGTTCGACGCTGCTGCTCGTCGTGCTTGGGCTTGGTGCAACCATGCTGCTTATGGCAGTAATGCAGACAATTCGCGGCCTGATCGGCGTGTGGGTCGGCTCCAAGCTAATGGGTGATCTTCGCAAAGATGTTTACAGCTCGCTCATGCGGCTCTCACTCGCATTCTTCGATCGCAGGCAGACGAGCCAATTCATTGGCAGGGTGAATAACGATTCCGAGGCGATGCGGCAGTTCATGACCGATGGCGTCGTGTTCATATCGGCGGAACTGCTGAAGGTTATTGCAATCTTTGTTATTATGTTCGGACTTGATTGGCAGCTGACGTTGTACGCCATACTTCCCGTACCGGTTATGGTTGCGTTGTCAATGACGATATGGCCCAAGATCGGGCGGCGCTGGTATCAGCAGTGGCGTTCCATATTCAGGCTCAACACGCTTGTCGGGGACTCGCTGCAAGGCATTCGCGTCGTGAAGGCGTTTGGCCGTGAGCGGGATGAGCTGTCCCGCTATGCGGAAGCGAACAAAGAAGTCGTGCAGCGGAATATCCGCATGGAAGGGCTCTGGTCGTTTATGTTTCCTGCCTTTGCCTTTATTGCGGGGCTTGGTACGCTTCTGATCTGGTATAACGGAGGCAACAAAGTGCTGCACGATAATATGCAGCTCGGTGTACTGATGGCGCTGATCGCGTACCTCGGCATGCTCTTCGGTCCGCTTCAGTGGGTCAGTCAGATGATTAACTGGGCGAGCAATGCGATGGCGGCTGCTCACCGTGTATTCGAGATTATGGATACGCCTTCCGACGTGCCGGATGTACGGGATCCAGTATCCCTTGGAGTTATTAAGGGCGAGGTCGAATTCGAGGGCGTGACCTATGGCTATGAGAGGCATCATCCTGTTCTTAAAGAGGTGAATCTGACCGTTCGGGCAGGCGAGATGGTCGGCTTGGTCGGCCATTCCGGCGCAGGCAAGTCGACGTTCATCAACTTGATCTGCCGATTCTATGATACGGATGAAGGCGCGATCCGGATTGACGGCACGGACCTGCGCAGCATCGGCCAGACTGACCTGCGCAAGCAGATCGGCGTTGTGCTGCAGGAGACGTTTCTGTTCGACGGAACGATTGCTGAGAACATCGCATACTCGAAGCCGGATGCAACGCCGCTTGAGATTATGCGGGCTGCGAAGATCGCCAATGCGCATGACTTCATCGTTCGGCTGCCGGACGGCTACGATACGCGAGTAGGCGAGCGCGGCCATAAGCTCTCCGGCGGGGAGAAGCAGCGGGTAGCCATCGCCCGCGCCATCATCCACGATCCACGTATTCTCATTCTGGATGAAGCGACGGCATCCGTAGATACCGAGACTGAGCGGCAGATCCAAGAAGCGATCTCGCGTCTGGTCAAAGGCCGGACGACATTCGCCATCGCGCACCGTCTGTCCACGCTTCGCAATGCAGACCGGCTCGTCGTGCTTGAGCGGGGCAAGATCGTGGAGGTCGGCACGCATGAGGAGCTTCTCGACAAGGAAGACGGCGTATACCGCAAGCTTGTGGATGCGCAGCGCGAGCTGTCCAAGATTAAGGGGGTTGAAGGTTAA
- a CDS encoding spore germination protein, translating into MKSNMTANKTEQKDKTEQAVRTAQAIQEERLSTSFTPELADNIAIIDALLGKSTDVQQREFRLCGNPQFPGFCFFVDGLADTLIVEAILKALIVFGEDLHRNPAAIPTAEDLRTTLLVNASAKTSTGMREGIAAIMSGDTLVLVQGMKEAIIVSSKGWKDRGVEEPSSENNVRGPRDGFTESIRTNTAHVRRRIKDPQLRLDAMVIGTRSQTDINIAYIKDIVKVGLVEEVKRRLSSIQIDAILESGYIEELIEDAPLSPFNTIQSTERPDKVASALLEGRVAIFIDNTPVVLIVPTFFWQFIQAPDDYYNRYWVGSFFRSVRYLALIISLVLPSIYVMLVSFHHEMIPTALALTIASGREVVPFPVLLEALMLEIAFELMREAGLRMPKPIGQAVSIVGSLIIGQAAVQAGLVSPFMVIVVAITEISSFAIPSYSSSLALRIFRFPLLIASGVFGLLGFATVFFALLLHALSIRSFGESYLAPASPFRPADQRDTLLRMPIWMMNDRPDFAKDTKRQGEHQMPKQTPKGG; encoded by the coding sequence ATGAAGTCGAACATGACCGCAAACAAAACAGAGCAGAAGGACAAGACGGAACAAGCCGTACGGACAGCACAGGCCATACAGGAGGAGCGGCTTAGCACCTCTTTCACGCCGGAGCTTGCAGATAATATCGCGATTATTGATGCCTTGCTCGGGAAAAGCACTGATGTACAGCAGCGTGAGTTCCGGCTATGCGGCAATCCCCAGTTTCCCGGTTTCTGCTTTTTTGTCGACGGGCTGGCGGATACGCTCATCGTCGAAGCGATTCTCAAGGCGCTCATCGTATTCGGTGAAGATTTGCATCGCAATCCCGCAGCGATCCCGACAGCGGAGGATCTTCGGACGACACTGCTCGTGAACGCTTCAGCGAAGACATCGACCGGGATGCGAGAAGGCATTGCCGCTATCATGTCCGGTGATACGCTTGTTCTCGTTCAAGGGATGAAGGAAGCGATTATCGTTAGCTCCAAGGGATGGAAAGACAGAGGCGTTGAAGAGCCATCGTCGGAAAATAACGTTCGCGGTCCGCGAGACGGCTTCACCGAGAGCATTCGTACCAATACGGCGCATGTACGCAGACGCATCAAGGATCCGCAGCTGCGGTTAGATGCGATGGTCATCGGTACTCGTTCGCAGACAGATATCAACATCGCCTACATCAAGGACATTGTGAAGGTAGGGCTTGTGGAAGAAGTCAAAAGACGGCTGAGCAGCATTCAAATCGATGCGATTCTAGAGAGCGGCTATATCGAGGAGCTTATCGAAGACGCGCCGCTGTCTCCGTTCAATACGATTCAGAGCACGGAGCGGCCGGACAAAGTCGCTTCTGCGCTGCTCGAAGGCAGAGTCGCCATCTTCATCGACAATACGCCGGTCGTCCTCATCGTGCCGACTTTCTTCTGGCAGTTCATTCAAGCGCCGGACGACTATTATAATCGCTACTGGGTCGGTTCTTTCTTTCGCAGCGTGCGCTACCTCGCACTCATAATCAGCCTCGTGCTGCCGTCCATCTATGTCATGCTCGTCTCGTTTCATCACGAGATGATTCCGACCGCGCTCGCGCTTACGATTGCCTCTGGCCGCGAGGTGGTGCCGTTCCCGGTGCTGCTGGAAGCGTTAATGCTGGAGATCGCGTTCGAGCTCATGCGCGAAGCCGGCCTGCGAATGCCGAAGCCGATCGGACAAGCGGTCAGCATCGTAGGCTCGCTCATTATCGGACAGGCAGCCGTGCAGGCGGGGCTTGTTTCCCCGTTCATGGTCATCGTCGTCGCGATTACGGAAATTTCGTCCTTCGCCATTCCGAGCTACTCCTCGTCGCTCGCGCTGCGCATCTTCCGTTTCCCGCTTCTTATCGCTTCCGGCGTGTTCGGCCTGCTCGGCTTCGCGACTGTATTCTTCGCCCTGCTGCTGCATGCGCTGTCGATCCGCTCCTTCGGCGAATCGTACTTGGCGCCGGCAAGCCCATTCCGCCCGGCGGATCAACGTGACACCCTGCTGCGGATGCCAATCTGGATGATGAATGATCGACCTGATTTTGCCAAAGATACGAAGCGGCAAGGGGAGCATCAAATGCCAAAGCAAACACCTAAGGGAGGTTGA
- a CDS encoding Ger(x)C family spore germination protein: MLKRAAVLLLSLLILLSQTACLGLRQINELALVTAVGLDLGEKPGTVRVSVQIIRPADARGQTGAPSGGTGQPIYSISAEGETIFDAIRNLGRFSSRRVYWAHNFVIVMHEDYAKKGIEDMVDFFTRNHELRMSTWVAVTPDRPDEVIATITGLEVVPGEAIDRLFRNNHIVGRAPASNMMNLEEAFLSSSTEPVLAKVTLIPRGISNKKPEEHGSVEQVDLAGAAAFQGDKMVGWLNTKETRGLLFFLERLGSGIEVVKCTNNNEKLSVEFKETRTNVTPSFPNKEPHFRIQIKTNADIVESGCGINLDEGVREAAQKKLEEQLKLDITSVLNKAQKSYHSDFLKLGDVFRNKYPMEWRRVKQNWDLMFARATFDVEVKATIKSGVVKAVGTEIR, from the coding sequence ATGTTAAAACGAGCTGCCGTGCTGCTGCTCAGCCTCCTCATCCTGCTATCCCAAACCGCGTGCCTTGGGCTGAGGCAAATTAATGAACTCGCGCTCGTTACTGCCGTCGGCCTCGATCTTGGCGAAAAGCCGGGTACGGTCCGGGTGTCGGTCCAGATTATTCGCCCCGCCGATGCGCGCGGGCAGACCGGTGCCCCTTCAGGCGGAACAGGGCAGCCGATCTACTCCATCAGCGCGGAGGGAGAGACGATCTTCGATGCGATCCGCAATCTTGGCCGGTTCTCGTCGCGGCGCGTTTACTGGGCTCATAATTTTGTCATCGTTATGCATGAAGACTACGCCAAGAAGGGCATCGAGGATATGGTCGACTTCTTCACCCGCAACCACGAGCTTCGCATGAGCACATGGGTCGCGGTAACGCCGGACCGGCCTGATGAAGTCATTGCCACCATTACGGGTCTTGAAGTCGTGCCCGGCGAGGCCATTGACCGATTGTTCCGTAATAACCATATCGTCGGTCGTGCGCCTGCGAGCAATATGATGAATCTCGAGGAAGCCTTCTTAAGCAGCTCGACGGAACCTGTTTTGGCCAAAGTAACTCTCATTCCGCGAGGCATCTCCAATAAAAAGCCAGAGGAGCACGGCTCAGTGGAGCAGGTGGATCTCGCCGGCGCAGCAGCGTTTCAAGGTGACAAAATGGTCGGTTGGCTGAATACGAAGGAAACGCGCGGTCTCCTCTTCTTCCTGGAGCGGCTTGGCAGCGGCATTGAAGTCGTCAAATGCACCAATAACAATGAGAAGCTGTCCGTTGAGTTCAAGGAGACCCGGACGAATGTAACCCCGAGCTTCCCGAATAAAGAGCCTCACTTCCGCATTCAGATTAAGACGAATGCAGATATCGTAGAGAGCGGATGCGGTATTAATTTGGATGAAGGGGTGCGGGAGGCGGCACAGAAGAAACTCGAGGAACAGCTGAAGCTCGATATTACGAGCGTCCTGAACAAGGCGCAGAAGAGCTACCACTCTGATTTTCTCAAGCTCGGAGATGTGTTCCGGAATAAGTATCCGATGGAGTGGCGGCGCGTGAAGCAGAATTGGGACCTGATGTTTGCGAGGGCTACGTTCGATGTAGAAGTGAAGGCGACGATCAAAAGCGGCGTAGTTAAAGCGGTTGGGACGGAAATCAGATGA
- a CDS encoding GerAB/ArcD/ProY family transporter encodes MNQQSKFQITNGMFIAMMVNLVFVKAIGVTQGVLARAIGQDMWIATLLGTLQGMAMMYITYLILRKTPDLDLMSLSQKLLGKWFGKLIALVIFLFFLAGFGPIMLTFVYHLQDYFLPEAPLILFIVAPLLVGALGCYYGLEVMARLALVGLLFIFLLNVLIIIGSTHEFDIRNLLPVLENGFPRTFVASLNFDTDWALATMLAAVIMPSLKNAGRIGGTTGMIGIAASGLLTMIWSILEGAVLSSEVTSQYTVSCMKLARNSHIGTFLQRYEMIMIALYSIPILFEVMFCIYATSVCATRIVGLKSNRLMIPVVSIILGVFGYWIVDDHYRAIDYLEVTWPRIALPIAFGLPALMLLLRLMLGKKLNN; translated from the coding sequence ATGAATCAGCAAAGCAAATTTCAAATTACGAACGGCATGTTCATCGCGATGATGGTCAATCTCGTCTTCGTCAAGGCGATCGGCGTGACGCAAGGCGTACTCGCCCGTGCCATCGGTCAGGACATGTGGATCGCCACCCTTCTGGGAACGCTCCAAGGGATGGCCATGATGTACATCACCTACCTGATTCTGCGCAAAACACCGGACCTCGATCTCATGTCGCTCAGTCAGAAGCTGCTGGGCAAATGGTTCGGCAAGCTCATCGCCCTGGTCATCTTCTTGTTCTTCCTGGCTGGCTTCGGGCCGATCATGCTTACCTTCGTCTATCATTTGCAGGACTACTTCTTGCCGGAAGCTCCGCTTATTCTGTTCATCGTCGCCCCACTGCTCGTCGGTGCGCTAGGCTGCTATTACGGGCTGGAGGTGATGGCTCGGCTCGCGCTTGTCGGGCTGCTCTTTATTTTTCTCCTGAATGTGCTCATTATTATCGGCTCCACGCATGAATTCGATATTCGGAATTTGCTGCCTGTCCTGGAGAACGGGTTTCCCCGCACCTTCGTCGCCAGCTTGAATTTCGACACCGATTGGGCACTCGCGACGATGCTGGCGGCAGTTATTATGCCCTCGCTGAAGAACGCGGGCAGAATTGGCGGCACGACGGGAATGATTGGGATTGCGGCAAGCGGACTGCTCACCATGATTTGGTCCATCCTCGAAGGTGCCGTTCTCTCCTCAGAGGTGACAAGCCAGTATACCGTTTCTTGCATGAAATTAGCTCGCAATTCGCATATCGGAACTTTCCTGCAGCGCTACGAGATGATTATGATCGCCTTGTATTCCATCCCGATTCTGTTCGAGGTCATGTTCTGCATCTACGCGACGTCGGTATGCGCCACGCGCATCGTCGGCCTCAAGAGCAACCGGCTAATGATCCCGGTCGTCAGCATCATTCTTGGCGTGTTCGGCTATTGGATTGTGGATGATCATTATCGGGCGATTGATTATCTTGAGGTGACGTGGCCTCGGATCGCACTTCCTATTGCTTTCGGCTTGCCGGCGCTGATGCTCCTTCTGCGACTGATGCTCGGCAAGAAGCTAAACAATTAA
- a CDS encoding M48 family metallopeptidase, whose product MRIEFEERIIDVHVVYGPGAKLSIQIEPNGFVTVKAPNGAGEEGIAQAVRKHGKQITAKLDALEQARELMQLKEYQEEGKFLHLGRYYKLHELIDTVGLGEEELRLGLRKFYFASCKKVIQQRIQGYQKQLKAAPKSVEIVDSSTKWGSCSSKKQLTFNYRLAMAPVEVIDYVIIHELCHLTHMNHDRSFWRLVGSIMPDYKEKEAYLAKYGQAMTL is encoded by the coding sequence ATGAGAATTGAATTTGAAGAGCGCATCATCGATGTTCATGTGGTCTATGGGCCTGGAGCGAAGCTCTCGATCCAAATCGAGCCGAACGGATTCGTAACCGTTAAGGCGCCTAATGGTGCGGGTGAAGAAGGTATCGCGCAAGCCGTAAGGAAGCATGGGAAACAAATTACAGCTAAGCTTGATGCTCTCGAGCAGGCTCGTGAATTAATGCAGTTAAAAGAATATCAGGAGGAAGGGAAATTCCTTCACCTTGGCCGATATTATAAACTGCATGAATTGATCGACACGGTGGGACTTGGGGAAGAGGAGCTCAGACTTGGCTTGAGAAAGTTTTATTTTGCAAGCTGTAAGAAGGTGATTCAGCAGCGCATCCAAGGCTACCAGAAGCAGCTGAAAGCAGCGCCGAAGTCGGTTGAAATCGTGGACTCCAGCACCAAATGGGGAAGCTGCAGCTCGAAGAAGCAATTGACCTTCAACTATCGCCTTGCGATGGCGCCGGTTGAGGTTATCGATTATGTCATCATTCATGAGCTGTGCCATCTCACGCATATGAACCACGACCGGTCTTTCTGGCGGCTCGTTGGAAGTATCATGCCGGATTACAAAGAGAAAGAAGCATACCTTGCCAAATACGGCCAAGCGATGACGCTATAA
- a CDS encoding protein-tyrosine phosphatase family protein, translating to MTLEKNYQSLHENRIFMGGAADVEAMIKNEGVDVIVDLRGEATGSEFPQENVEWIQVPLGDNATEPQDVLFARAIDLVVDAYKSGKKVGFHCNGGGGRTGAVAAGTLINLGLSDSLADAEQKAKAIRAKINIKPQQRVSLEKLYPTADEN from the coding sequence ATGACACTAGAGAAAAACTACCAATCTCTTCACGAGAACCGCATCTTCATGGGTGGAGCGGCTGATGTAGAAGCGATGATTAAGAACGAAGGGGTCGACGTTATTGTTGACCTTCGCGGGGAAGCGACTGGCAGCGAATTTCCGCAAGAGAATGTCGAGTGGATTCAAGTTCCGCTTGGCGACAACGCTACGGAACCGCAAGACGTCTTGTTCGCGCGAGCGATTGACCTCGTAGTGGACGCCTATAAAAGCGGCAAAAAGGTAGGATTCCACTGCAATGGAGGCGGTGGCCGAACAGGCGCTGTTGCAGCGGGGACGCTGATTAATTTGGGCTTGAGCGATAGCTTGGCGGACGCGGAGCAGAAGGCCAAGGCGATTAGAGCCAAGATCAACATTAAACCACAGCAGCGGGTTTCGCTTGAGAAGCTGTATCCAACCGCAGATGAGAATTGA
- a CDS encoding sialidase family protein: MTNGTQVIAKKQYIFEEGQPFRSSHASTVAVLPSGEVVAAWFAGKHEKSSDVAIWMSRRVNGIWSDPYKAADEEGIAHWNPVLYAHGSSLMLFYKVGHEITDWATYVSSSEDGGLTWEQPRELVPGDVGGRGPVRNKPIALPDGTLLAPASVERHDPAAEGKQIWEAFVDISQDNGKTWARSELVPMDLASYVGTDHWFAKGLIQPTLWSSGGEHVHMLLRSTEGWIFRSDSEDNGRTWCLAYRTSLPNNNSGIDATLMDNGKLALVFNPVAGYATDSPRTPLVVRFSADNGMTWVDEFVLEHEPGEYSYPAIVSKGNELYITYTWNRDRIAFWTLTVE, encoded by the coding sequence GTGACAAATGGAACCCAAGTGATTGCGAAGAAGCAATATATTTTCGAAGAAGGTCAGCCGTTTCGAAGCAGTCATGCATCGACAGTTGCTGTGCTGCCTAGCGGAGAAGTCGTTGCGGCATGGTTCGCAGGCAAGCATGAGAAGTCCAGCGATGTGGCGATCTGGATGTCACGGCGAGTAAATGGCATCTGGTCAGATCCGTATAAGGCGGCGGACGAGGAGGGGATTGCCCACTGGAATCCGGTACTGTATGCACATGGGAGTTCGCTGATGCTGTTCTATAAAGTAGGTCATGAGATCACCGATTGGGCTACCTATGTAAGCAGCTCAGAGGATGGCGGGCTCACCTGGGAGCAGCCTCGAGAACTCGTTCCGGGAGATGTCGGCGGGCGTGGTCCAGTACGGAATAAACCAATTGCGCTGCCGGACGGGACTCTGCTCGCTCCGGCGTCGGTGGAGAGGCATGATCCTGCTGCGGAAGGGAAGCAAATTTGGGAAGCATTCGTTGATATATCGCAGGATAATGGAAAGACATGGGCAAGAAGCGAGCTTGTGCCCATGGATCTGGCCTCATATGTAGGCACTGACCATTGGTTTGCTAAGGGGCTCATTCAGCCGACGCTATGGTCATCGGGCGGTGAGCATGTACATATGCTGCTGCGCAGTACGGAGGGATGGATCTTCCGCAGCGATTCGGAGGATAACGGGCGGACATGGTGCCTTGCGTACCGGACATCGCTCCCGAATAATAACAGCGGTATTGATGCGACTTTGATGGATAATGGCAAATTAGCCTTGGTCTTCAACCCGGTTGCCGGCTATGCGACGGATAGCCCGCGCACTCCGCTTGTCGTGCGTTTCTCGGCCGATAACGGCATGACGTGGGTAGACGAGTTCGTCCTGGAGCATGAGCCGGGGGAATATTCCTACCCTGCCATCGTCTCCAAAGGCAATGAGCTGTATATCACTTACACGTGGAATCGGGATCGGATTGCGTTCTGGACATTGACGGTGGAGTGA
- a CDS encoding VOC family protein, which translates to MGRVVHFEIHVDDMERAKKFYGEVFGWTFEDWSSYAGMPYFGAVTGDADTMGINGALMQRRGASPQPGQPVNGFACTMGVGDYDATEAKIVALGGQIALPKYALPGMAWQGYCIDTEGNIIGLHQPDTNAK; encoded by the coding sequence ATGGGACGAGTCGTTCATTTTGAGATTCACGTTGATGACATGGAGCGCGCTAAGAAGTTTTACGGCGAGGTATTTGGATGGACTTTTGAGGATTGGAGCAGCTATGCAGGCATGCCTTACTTTGGAGCGGTGACCGGCGATGCCGATACGATGGGAATCAACGGGGCCTTGATGCAGCGGCGCGGTGCTTCGCCACAGCCCGGGCAGCCTGTGAACGGGTTCGCCTGTACGATGGGCGTTGGCGACTACGATGCGACGGAAGCGAAGATCGTTGCGCTTGGCGGACAGATCGCACTGCCGAAATACGCGCTGCCCGGCATGGCTTGGCAAGGCTACTGCATAGACACCGAAGGCAACATTATCGGACTCCATCAGCCGGATACGAATGCCAAATAA